One Rhododendron vialii isolate Sample 1 chromosome 2a, ASM3025357v1 genomic region harbors:
- the LOC131315731 gene encoding crocetin glucosyltransferase, chloroplastic-like: MNITQKPPHAPPPIMVNRHFLIVTFAVQGHLNPCLQLAKRLIQMGVHVTFVISVHGERRISRNGFQTPDGLKFATYSDGYDDEGIKPGDDLNRFFSETRSNSSQRLREIIVTSSVEGCPITCLVYNPLFPWAAKVARDCRVRSSVLWIQPATVLDIYYYYFHGYEEVLMQTYKDPSRSIKLPGLPLLNGRDLPSLLFPSTNGHFNSVLPLFEELIRTLVDSETTPQILVNTFDALEPEALNVVEKYYNLIAIGPLIPSAFLDRRDPLDDSFVCHLFQKTNDYTEWLNAKPESSVVYVSFGSLVTLPKPQMEEIARGLLETHRPFLWVIRVKENGEEEKDEDRLSCMEELEQQGKIVPWCSQLEILPHPSLGCFLTHCGWSSTLESLASGIPVVAFPHLSDQGTNAKMMADVWKIGVRVRANEEGIVTSDEVKRCIEMVMTSEERGEEMRRNAKKWKDLAIEDGKEGGSSDVNLKAFVEEVGGDY, from the coding sequence ATGAACATAACTCAAAAACCTCCCCACGCGCCGCCGCCAATTATGGTGAACCGCCACTTCCTAATCGTGACTTTCGCAGTGCAAGGCCACCTTAACCCATGTCTTCAACTCGCCAAGCGCCTCATTCAAATGGGCGTGCACGTTACCTTTGTTATCAGCGTGCACGGCGAACGTCGAATATCTAGAAACGGCTTTCAAACCCCCGACGGCTTGAAGTTCGCCACCTATTCTGACGGCTACGACGATGAGGGAATCAAACCCGGAGACGATTTGAATCGCTTTTTTTCCGAAACTAGAAGTAACAGCTCCCAAAGGCTTAGGGAGATCATCGTGACTAGCAGTGTAGAAGGTTGTCCAATCACGTGCTTGGTCTACAATCCCCTCTTCCCTTGGGCAGCAAAGGTGGCGCGTGATTGTCGCGTCCGGTCATCGGTTCTGTGGATCCAACCAGCCACGGTGCTGGATATCTACTACTATTATTTTCATGGTTATGAGGAGGTCCTTATGCAAACATACAAGGACCCCTCACGATCTATCAAATTACCGGGATTGCCACTGCTCAATGGTCGTGACCTTCCATCATTGTTATTTCCTTCAACCAACGGCCACTTCAACTCAGTACTGCCACTATTCGAAGAGCTGATACGGACACTCGTTGATTCAGAGACCACGCCGCAAATCCTTGTAAACACATTCGACGCATTAGAGCCCGAGGCCCTGAATGTCGTTGAGAAATACTATAATTTGATTGCGATCGGACCGTTAATTCCATCAGCATTCTTGGACAGAAGAGATCCCTTAGACGATTCATTTGTGTGTCAcctttttcagaaaacaaatgaCTATACCGAATGGTTGAACGCGAAACCTGAATCATCAGTGGTTTACGTGTCGTTTGGAAGCCTTGTGACTCTTCCAAAGCCACAAATGGAGGAGATTGCCCGCGGTTTGCTGGAAACCCATCGGCCATTTTTGTGGGTGATAAGAGTGAAAGaaaatggagaagaagaaaaggacgAAGATAGGCTAAGTTGCATGGAAGAGCTAGAACAACAAGGGAAGATAGTCCCTTGGTGTTCCCAACTAGAAATCCTACCACACCCTTCCTTGGGATGTTTCCTGACGCATTGCGGGTGGAGCTCTACGTTGGAGAGCTTGGCTTCTGGGATTCCAGTTGTGGCGTTTCCTCATTTGTCGGATCAAGGGACGAATGCGAAGATGATGGCGGATGTGTGGAAGATTGGCGTGAGAGTTAGGGCGAACGAAGAAGGAATAGTTACGAGTGATGAGGTTAAGAGGTGTATAGAGATGGTCATGACCAGTGAGGAGAGAGGGGAAGAAATGAGGAGAAATGCTAAGAAATGGAAGGATTTGGCTATAGAAGATGGGAAGGAAGGCGGATCTTCGGATGTTAATCTCAAGGCTTTTGTGGAGGAGGTTGGAGGAGACTACTAG
- the LOC131315737 gene encoding crocetin glucosyltransferase, chloroplastic-like: MVKPHFIIVTLPAQGHLNPCLQLAKRLIRMDVQVTFVISIHAQRQISRNNFQTPDGFKFATYSDGYDEGRKSGYDMNHFFSVTRSNSSQRLRDIIATSSEEGCPVTCLVYNLLFPWAAKVARDCHICSSVLWIQPAMVLDIYHYYFNGYKDVIMENYKDPSWSIEFPGLPLLHACDLPSLLFPSTPNGYHSALPLFEELIQELNDSEAQILVNTFDALEPEAMKVVEKYKCIAIGPLISTAFLGRKDPLDTSLVCDLFQKTKDYTEWLDEKPKSSVVYVSFGSLLNLPQPQMEEIARGLLETHQPFLWVIRAKENEEEEKEEDRLSCMEELEQQGKIVPWCSQLEILSHPSLGCFVTHCGWSSTLESLASGIPVVAFPHLSDQRTNAKMMVDVWKIGVRVRADEEGIVRSDEVKRCIEMVMRGEEIGEEMRRNAKKWEGLAREAGKEGGSSDENLKAFVGEVGGDN; this comes from the coding sequence ATGGTGAAGCCCCACTTCATAATCGTGACTCTTCCTGCGCAAGGCCACCTTAACCCCTGTCTTCAACTCGCCAAGCGTCTCATTCGGATGGACGTGCAAGTCACCTTTGTTATCAGCATCCATGCTCAACGTCAAATTTCAAGAAACAACTTTCAAACCCCTGATGGCTTCAAGTTCGCCACCTATTCTGATGGCTACGATGAGGGGCGTAAATCCGGATACGATATGAATCACTTCTTTTCCGTAACTAGAAGTAACAGCTCCCAAAGGCTAAGAGATATCATCGCGACTAGCAGTGAAGAAGGTTGTCCAGTCACGTGTTTGGTCTACAATCTTCTCTTCCCTTGGGCAGCAAAGGTGGCACGCGATTGTCACATCTGCTCATCAGTTCTATGGATTCAACCAGCTATGGTATTGGATATCTACCACTATTATTTCAATGGTTATAAGGATGTCATAATGGAAAACTACAAAGACCCTTCATGGTCTATTGAATTCCCAGGGTTGCCACTGCTCCATGCTTGTGACCTTCCCTCTTTGTTATTTCCTTCAACCCCTAACGGCTACCATAGCGCATTGCCATTATTCGAAGAGCTGATACAAGAACTAAATGATTCAGAGGCTCAAATCCTTGTTAACACATTTGATGCATTAGAGCCCGAGGCCATGAAAGTCGTAGAGAAATATAAGTGTATTGCAATTGGACCATTAATTTCAACAGCTTTCCTGGGAAGAAAAGATCCCTTGGACACTTCATTGGTATGTGACCTCTTTCAGAAAACAAAGGACTATACCGAATGGCTAGACGAGAAACCCAAATCGTCAGTGGTTTATGTGTCGTTTGGAAGCCTTTTGAATCTTCCACAACCACAAATGGAAGAGATTGCCCGCGGTTTGTTGGAAACCCATCAGCCATTTTTATGGGTGATTAGAGCTAAagaaaacgaagaagaagaaaaggaagaagatagGCTAAGTTGCATGGAAGAGCTAGAACAACAAGGGAAGATAGTGCCTTGGTGTTCCCAATTGGAAATCCTATCACACCCTTCCTTGGGATGTTTCGTGACGCACTGTGGGTGGAGCTCTACATTAGAGAGCTTGGCTTCTGGGATTCCAGTCGTGGCGTTTCCTCATTTGTCCGACCAAAGGACGAATGCTAAGATGATGGTGGATGTGTGGAAGATTGGTGTGAGAGTCAGGGCAGATGAAGAAGGAATAGTTAGGAGTGATGAGGTTAAAAGGTGTATAGAGATGGTCATGAGGGGTGAGGAGATAGGGGAAGAGATGAGGAGAAATGCTAAGAAGTGGGAGGGCTTGGCTAGAGAAGCTGGGAAGGAAGGTGGATCCTCGGATGAGAATCTCAAAGCTTTTGTTGGGGAggttggaggagataattaa